The following coding sequences are from one Lipingzhangella halophila window:
- a CDS encoding D-2-hydroxyacid dehydrogenase family protein, whose product MATQVAVLDDYQDISRRYGDWAQLPPGTELTVFTDHLDSHDALVERLRPFEVVCAMRERTPFPRELLSRLPNLRLLVTTGNRNPAIDMEAARSLGITVSGTGSLTAPTVELTWALILALVRRIPQENEAVHSGGWQHTVAGDLHGSTLGVIGLGRLGARVAAIGAAFGMRVLAWSHNLTDERAAEHGATRVDKDELLRQCDIATIHLKLSDRTRDLIGARELELLGPDGYLVNTSRGPIVNEAALVSALRAGTIAGAGIDVYDTEPLPKDHPLRTAPNTVLTPHTGYGTHTNYHLYHGETVEAVAGFLNGTPVRVLN is encoded by the coding sequence ATGGCTACGCAGGTCGCAGTGCTCGACGACTACCAGGACATCTCACGACGCTACGGCGACTGGGCACAGCTCCCGCCCGGCACCGAGCTCACGGTCTTCACCGACCACCTAGACTCCCACGACGCGCTCGTCGAGCGGCTGCGACCGTTCGAGGTCGTCTGCGCGATGCGCGAGCGGACCCCGTTCCCGCGCGAGCTGCTCAGCCGGCTGCCGAACCTGCGCCTGCTCGTGACGACCGGCAATCGCAACCCGGCGATCGACATGGAAGCCGCCCGCTCCCTGGGGATCACGGTCAGCGGCACCGGCAGCCTCACCGCCCCGACCGTCGAGCTCACGTGGGCGCTGATCCTCGCGCTGGTGCGGCGGATTCCGCAGGAGAACGAGGCCGTGCACTCCGGCGGATGGCAGCACACGGTCGCCGGGGACCTGCACGGCAGCACCCTGGGGGTGATCGGTCTGGGTCGGCTCGGCGCCCGGGTCGCGGCGATCGGCGCCGCGTTCGGCATGCGGGTGCTGGCGTGGAGCCACAACCTGACCGACGAGCGCGCCGCGGAGCACGGCGCCACCCGGGTCGACAAGGACGAACTGCTCCGCCAGTGCGACATCGCGACGATCCACCTCAAGCTCAGCGACCGCACCCGGGACCTGATCGGCGCGCGGGAGCTGGAGCTGCTCGGCCCCGACGGCTACCTGGTGAACACCTCGCGGGGGCCGATCGTCAACGAGGCCGCCCTGGTCTCGGCGCTGCGTGCGGGCACGATCGCCGGTGCCGGCATCGACGTCTACGACACCGAACCCCTCCCCAAGGACCACCCGCTGCGCACGGCGCCCAACACCGTGCTGACCCCGCACACCGGCTACGGCACGCACACCAACTACCACCTGTACCACGGGGAGACCGTGGAGGCCGTGGCCGGCTTCCTGAACGGGACCCCGGTGCGGGTGCTCAACTAA
- a CDS encoding MarR family winged helix-turn-helix transcriptional regulator: MDYEERLLEALRTVQTSLLPSLVRRHPRHDINLLHAAVLQALDRGGEPTIRDLADMIGRSVSRTSRLVDQLVAHNLAERNEDPDDRRVRRVRISASGRDLLDEVQQMRVEAQLQLWEYLAEDERETVLHAMELLAKAARRYRDERD; this comes from the coding sequence ATGGATTACGAGGAGCGGCTACTCGAGGCGCTGCGCACTGTCCAGACCAGCCTCCTGCCGTCGCTCGTGCGCAGGCACCCGCGCCACGACATCAACCTGCTGCACGCGGCGGTCCTGCAGGCGCTGGACCGGGGCGGGGAGCCGACCATCCGCGACCTGGCCGACATGATCGGCCGCTCCGTGTCGCGCACGAGCCGGCTCGTGGATCAGCTCGTCGCGCACAATCTCGCGGAACGCAACGAGGACCCCGACGACCGCCGGGTCAGGCGGGTGCGTATCAGCGCGTCGGGACGGGACCTACTGGACGAGGTCCAGCAGATGCGGGTGGAGGCACAGCTGCAACTGTGGGAGTACCTCGCCGAGGACGAGCGCGAGACCGTGCTCCACGCGATGGAACTACTGGCAAAGGCTGCACGGAGGTACCGCGATGAACGTGATTGA
- a CDS encoding ADP-ribosylglycohydrolase family protein, producing MELTRAQEEEYRSRVRGCLLGGATGDALGAPVEFMTLSGIRAEHGDHGVREYVADYSTGKPRYGLITDDTQMTLFTMEGLIRAGLRSDRGTGFHPVGILHQSYLTWHETQTVREPSGEWPGWLQGERWLYEQRAPGNTCLSALAMSVAREGSWQKYGGPAVNNSKGCGGVMRSAPIGLLPPHWNGVDSAIFTWAAEAAGLTHGHPTGKLASGALALLVHRLVVGEDLAAALDTVMAELSRHDRHEETTTALRRAREAAASESPSAETVERLGGGWIAEEALAIAVYCALARSRPEDFLDALSLAVTHSGDCDSTGAICGNILGALHGETVLPPQLTFEVEGRGTMLQLADDFVWEFTASRLLHGEYGPFTRWTVRYRGG from the coding sequence TTGGAGCTGACGAGGGCGCAGGAAGAGGAGTACCGGTCCCGAGTGCGGGGCTGCCTGCTCGGCGGTGCGACGGGTGACGCCCTGGGCGCGCCGGTGGAGTTCATGACGCTGTCGGGGATCCGCGCGGAGCACGGTGACCACGGCGTCCGCGAGTACGTCGCCGACTACTCCACCGGCAAACCCCGCTACGGGCTTATCACCGACGACACCCAGATGACGCTCTTCACCATGGAAGGGCTGATCCGTGCCGGGTTGCGGAGCGATCGGGGGACCGGGTTCCACCCGGTGGGCATCCTGCACCAGAGCTACCTGACCTGGCACGAGACCCAGACCGTCCGGGAGCCGAGTGGGGAGTGGCCGGGCTGGCTCCAGGGTGAGCGCTGGCTCTACGAACAGCGTGCGCCGGGAAACACCTGCCTCAGCGCCCTCGCGATGAGCGTCGCCCGCGAGGGAAGCTGGCAGAAGTACGGCGGCCCGGCCGTGAACAACTCCAAGGGCTGCGGCGGCGTCATGCGCAGCGCGCCGATCGGACTCCTGCCCCCGCACTGGAACGGCGTTGACAGCGCGATCTTCACCTGGGCGGCCGAGGCGGCCGGGCTCACCCACGGCCACCCCACCGGAAAGCTGGCCTCCGGCGCGCTCGCACTGCTGGTCCACCGGTTGGTCGTCGGCGAGGACCTGGCGGCGGCGCTCGACACCGTCATGGCGGAGCTCTCCCGGCACGACCGTCACGAGGAGACCACGACGGCGCTGCGCCGGGCCCGCGAGGCCGCGGCGAGCGAGTCCCCGTCCGCCGAGACCGTGGAGCGGCTCGGCGGCGGCTGGATCGCCGAGGAGGCGCTGGCGATCGCCGTCTACTGCGCCCTGGCCCGGTCGCGCCCCGAGGACTTCCTGGACGCGCTGTCCCTGGCCGTGACCCACTCCGGCGACTGCGACTCCACCGGAGCGATCTGCGGGAACATCCTGGGCGCGCTGCACGGCGAGACCGTCCTGCCGCCCCAGCTCACCTTCGAGGTCGAGGGCCGCGGCACGATGCTGCAGCTCGCCGACGACTTCGTGTGGGAGTTCACCGCGAGCCGCCTGCTGCACGGCGAGTACGGCCCCTTCACCCGGTGGACAGTGCGGTACCGGGGCGGCTGA